ACTTCCTGCTGCCCAGCCGCATGCACAGCCAGCAGCTTGAGAAGCTGAGGCTGGTGAGGGGAGACTCCCTCCTGGAGCCTGGggagcagctggagaaggaggtgagagggagaggtgaagggcTATCGAGACGGCTGTGTGAAGGCCAGTGAGAGAAGGCGGACCAACTGTATAGTTTGAGAGTTCTGAGCGTTTAGACGAGATGACACAAAGGCTAAACAACATTGGAAGGGATGAGCAGATGACGCCACAAGTTGAGAAGTAGCAGATGACGCCAGCAGTTGAGAATGTGTCGACCGAGGTATGAAGTGAAAATGGATGTAGTTTGACTTTGGGGAATCAACAGATTGAAAAAAATGACCTGTTTCGGCCAAGGGATGGGATTTTGATTAAAAATAAACATCCAGAAAGGGATTACAGTATGTCTTCAGACTTGGTCTACGGCCACCCTGTCTTATGAGGTTCTTCTTTAAAGGCTGTAGTCATTTAATAAAGCCTAAGAAACCAAAACACTCCCTCTGTTTTCACAATACATGGTAAGTGGGTCAGACGGTTCATCTCTATGGCAACCACGTTCCCGAGTGGAGTGGTTGATAATAAATGGTAGTGTTCTCCTCTTACTTAGCCCTGTGATTGTTTGTGTATACGGGCCACATGTCTGCATTGATACTATACACAGCCATAATTCAGGTCTGTGTAATGAACAGATTGCATTGTGATGGGACCCCTTAAATCAATTCCCTCGCTTGCTGAAGACATTTTTGTGAGTGCAAATATAACTGTCCAGGCCGTGAATGCCTGTGGGTGTTCATGCTGATGGTTGTCCGGgtgctgtgcccccccccagctctaCCACGACGCCCTGGAGTGCATGACCCTGCTCTCCCAACGCCTCGGCTCACACAAGTTCTTCTTCGGCGATTCGTAAGTGGCTTCATCGTTTAAACTGTGGAAGCTTAAATGCTAAATTAGCTCAGGCAAATGATGTGGTTTGTGGCAACCTAATGTTAGAATAACGTGGCGTATCAGATATTTGTGGTCAGTGCAAGTGTGAATTCAAAACGATACCTTTTTATAGTGTAATATTACTGACAAAGACCGCTTGTCTTTTGCAAATCCAGCCCATCCTCATTAGATGCCTATGTGTTTGGTCACCTCGCTCCATTGCTGAAGATCAAACTGCCCAACGCGAAGCTCCAGCAGCATCTGAACTCTCTGGACAACCTGCGGCTCTACTGCTCCAATATCCTGCTTCTCTACTTCCCCTCCGATGGGCGAGGTGAGTCGGCCAACACCATATCTCTACAGGCCCAAAGACCATTTTAGAACTGACCTGAGTGTCCTCGCCTTGCTAGAAATATTTTACACATTGGAATATGTTTTTGGGGATTGATATATCCTGTTCAGTTGTTTCACCAGATATTAGGTTTAGTGGGAAATGTGTAGTTTTCTGTTTTTCCTTGCCAGAATTGTCCTCACCTGTTGTGTTATGTCTCCTTTTCAGACACCCCCAATCGTAAGGTGTCTGTCcattcagacagtagtgacttTGACAGTGAGCCACATAAAAGACGCAACCAGATCCTGTCAGTCCTGTTTGCTTTCGGTGCAATGCTGGGCTATGCCATCTTGACGGGTATTGTCAGCATTGAGCATGTACGACAACAGGGGGCGCTAGAAGGGCCCAGCCATGGagacgaagaggaggaagaggaggaggattgaGTTGCCTACACTTCATGTTACTGGGAtaaattaacacacacactgattccgTATATTGAATATTTATGGACAACAAGGGAACTGGTTTTTGTTCATCGCTGTGGAAGCTTCTACAATGCAAGATAATACTTTGTTCTCTGTACAGTCTTACCATTCAAAACCATGATCATTTGGGTAGTCTTtaaattgtttatttttatttttttacttgcaTCCCAGAAAGGCATACTGTTTCTTGTTTTATAATCTTCCGGACGCTTGAATATAATCCAAGAATGGTATTCCTTTTCCTGCTCAGTTTTATTACATCTTTTGGGAGCAATGTGGTGAGATGAAGGTTCTTGAGCCACATTCTGTAATGTTTTGTCAGGTTTTACTTAGGCAAACGGAATTTTGACTTGATTTCAGGTCATTAAAGAAAAAATGCTGAAACATCTCTAAATTGGAGTTGTTGGATTGTGTTGTACATTTGCCAAAACTGGTTTTGCCCAGCCATAAAGATCAGAGTAACAGTCTCAAATGTCACAAGTTGGTGAAAAAGTTCAAGTCAAAAAGTAAGGCTTTAACAAGATGATAGTAAacctataggcctactttaaacattgaaatacattaaaatgttttctcAATGTAGCAAAAAGGCTCAGATGGGTAATTCCACAGTCCAACATGTAATGGTAGTAAATAAAAAGAGCTCATACAGGCTAGATCACTCAACTCCTTCCACTTCACTCCTCAGTTTTACCACTTATTTTTCCTGGAAACTCGCTTAAAGTCGGACTGAAGTGTAGacaatgatatatatatacagattcAATGATACGCTGACAAATGGCTTCATCGGATCAAATGTTTGTGTATTGACAGTTCTTACTTAAAACAAAGGCATACAAAGAAATACTTAACATTAGGCTACCGTGTTATGTCTGCATATGTTAACATTTTGACTTCAACGTGAGCAACTAGATGGATGCAATAAATCATTGTGGGTTTCACATTAATTTAAGCTCCAAGGTAAATATTGTCCAAAATGTTGGGGTCAATTAAGGGTATTATCATGTTGCACCCACTGACCCTTTACTTTCGGCACAGTGTCCAACATACCCTAttctgtttttgtaaaaaaaaaaaagaaaatcatggaCCCAAAAAACGTTCCCCCTTAATCGGAACCACGATATTGTGGCAAAATGCCGTGACCTACTAGCCGATTTATCTAGGTCTTGTTCGCTTCTTTGCTGATAAACTCGTGTTTTTTATTTGAGTGAAGAATGGGATCACCCTAGTGTACACCAAGCTGCGCGGATCACGAGCGAGACTCACCCGCCAACACTTTCACCCTGGAGCAGTCTTCTGCAGCGCGCACAGGGTATGCAGCCACGACTGACTGCTCAGCGTGCCATCGAGGAATATACAAAGTTGAACTTACTTTTTGCAGGCTGCTTCTGTAAAGTACAAACACTGGGTCTAAATTTATTGACCGCTTCAGTTTAAGTATTAAACTTTTAGAGACTGCGTTTGATAGGATGGATACGCGGAGGCTTGTGCCAAGAAGTCTCCTGCTTGCAGTGACAGTGGTGGTGTTTTTATGGGATTCTACTTTGGCTTCTGAAATGCAAGGTAACGTGCTTCTAGCTGATATCAAGTCTATAAAactctaaaatatttttttttattgaaatttcTCACACTGATTTAGAAAACCCAGTGTGTTAGGTATTAGGCAAAAAGCCTATCCATAGACTGTAGCCTATAAAAATTGTAAAGGCTCTTAGATTTACTAACTATTTGAAGTTCACTGATGTTCAATTAGCATTATGCATTAGATGGCATAGGTCCTACTATGGGAATAATGGCTGCAATAATTAAAAGGTCTACCCATTTAGAAGGGTCACTCTATAACAGGCTATAAATCGACATCAAATCTTAATATTGCAGCCCTGCCATCATAAATCAGCCAttatctgttctctctcttgtgctctgTGACTCTTTTAATTTATTGtctatttgtctttttttgttctCTGCTCTGTTTGTTGTTCCTTCTTCTTTGTAGTTCTATGCTCTTTCTCAACTGGAACCCCCTAATAATAACTCTGTCCGGACCCTTCCATGACGTTCCATGTCTTCCATCTGCCCGGCCCTTCCCCACGCTCTCCCCCACAATCACACTGTATACAAACTCTCTCTTCCCTTGTATTGCAGTGGAGCCACATTATCAGCAAATGTAATCACTCCGGGGAGCACTGCAGTTTCTCAAGTCACTCTTTCCTTTCCACTGTGTCATCTTGCTATTTCAAGGCCATAGGCTTGGTTGAGACCCTGCCTCTACATGTATTCTAGCTGCAGCCCATCCATCCACTGTTAAGAGTTAGCTAGAATGCAGTTGGGCAGGTACAACCGTTCCTAGACATTAACAATCCATAGAACAAAGGTTTGTTTTAATTTGGAGTCTACATATTGCTCACCAAACATACACAACAATAACGCCGATACACTTTGtaattgttacatttacatttagtcatttagcagacgctcttatc
Above is a window of Osmerus mordax isolate fOsmMor3 chromosome 18, fOsmMor3.pri, whole genome shotgun sequence DNA encoding:
- the LOC136962181 gene encoding metaxin-1-like — encoded protein: MAAPLELYCWKGDWGLPSVDTDCLTVLAYAKFAGAPLRVHKITNPWRSPTGILPALKAKEEGSISKPSSIIIHLRKQKYNADYDLSAKEGADTLAFVSLLEEKLLPALIYTQWLDSKNYVDVTRRWYAEHIPFPLNFLLPSRMHSQQLEKLRLVRGDSLLEPGEQLEKELYHDALECMTLLSQRLGSHKFFFGDSPSSLDAYVFGHLAPLLKIKLPNAKLQQHLNSLDNLRLYCSNILLLYFPSDGRDTPNRKVSVHSDSSDFDSEPHKRRNQILSVLFAFGAMLGYAILTGIVSIEHVRQQGALEGPSHGDEEEEEEED